The genomic region CCCCCGCGGCGACCGGCCGCCGCGTGACCGTGACCGCGATCGTGACGGCGCCCCGCGCGAAACCGGACGCGGCGACGATCTGGCGATGTTCGGGCGCCGGCCCGAGCGCGCGGCCAAAGGCTCGCAGCGCGACGCGCGTCAACTCGGCGAGAAAAGCTCGACGACGTTCAAACCGTTCGCGGGGCTGAAGATCGTGGACGGAAAGATCGTGATGGAGCCCGACGAAAGCGAAAGCGGGAAGGGCAAGAAGTAGGGGCTGGAAGGCTGGAAGGCTGGAAGGCTGGAAGGCTGGAAGGCCATCGCAACGGCACGCGCGTTGGTCAACCGTCCATATTGTCCATTACGTCCATCATGTCCATTACCGGACACGGGCACGTCTGCGATGTCCTTCCGGCCTCTTCAAGTCGTGAAGAGCATCGCCGTCAGGAAATAGTCCGAAATCAGCACCGACACGCTCGACACGACGACCGCCGCGGTCGTCGCGCGGCCGACGCCTTCGGCACCGCGCGTGGTCGTGTATCCCATGTAGCAGGACACGATCGCGACGATGGCGCCGAACACGGTCGCCTTGATGAGGCCGTTCGTGAAGTCGGAGTGCTTCACGTACGTGACGATGCTGTCGTAGAAAATCTCCGACGAAACGTCGAGCAACATCGTCGCGACAACCCACGCACCGACCACGGCGACGAAATCGAAGATGACGGTAAGAAGCGGCAGCATGATCGTCGCGGCGACGACGCGCGGCACGACGAGGAATTGCACGGGGTTGACGGCCATGACGTGCAGCGCGTCGATCTGCTCGGTCACCTTCATCGTTCCGATCTCCGCGGCCATCGCGCTGCCGCAGCGGCCCGCGACCATGATGGCGGTGAACACCGGCCCAAGCTCGCGCGTCACCGCGAGCGCGACCGCCGTGCCGACCATCGAGTTCGCGTCGAAGATCGAAAACGCGTAGCCCGATTGCAGCGCCATCACCGCGCCGGCGAACCCGCCGGTGAGCACAATGATCGACAGCGACTGCACGCCGATGAACTCGAGCTGGCGAAAAACCTGCTCGAGCCGAAACGGCGGCTGCACGAGCCAGCGCAGGGTCTCGAAAAACAGCACCATCACGCGGCCGACCGCCTCGATGGAGCCGATGATGGCGGCGCCGAGCGCGTCGAGGGCGCGCGTCATCGCTTGCCCTGCCCCTTCACGTACACGCGCGCCACGCGGTGGTTGATGTTCGTGAAGATCTCGTACGGGATGGTCCCGCAGTGGCGCGCCACCTCGTGCACGTTGATCTCCCCGTCGCCCTGGCGGCCGATCAGGACGACCGGATCGCCCGCGGCAACGCCCGGGATGTCCGTCACGTCGAGCATCGTCATGTCCATGCACACGTTGCCGATGATGCGCGCGCGCTGCCCGCGCACAAGCGCCTCGCCGGTGTTCGACAGCTTGCGGTTCAGGCCGTCCGCGTAACCCATCGGGATCGTCGCGACAAGCGTTTCGCGCCCCGCGACGAACGTCCCCTCGTAGCTCACCGCCTCACCCGCGCGAATCGCGTTGAGGTGCGTGATTTGCGTACCGAGCGAAAGAACCGGCCTGAGCGGGAGCATACCGCGAAAGGCGTCGCCCGGATAAGCGCCGAGCATGGCCTTGCCCACGCGCACGGCGTTGAACGGCGGGCGCGGCGCGGCCAGCACCGCCGCGCTGTTGGCCATGTGCACCTGCGGCTTGTCCATCATCGGTGTCAGACGATCGACCACGTCGCGAAACGCCGTCACCTGCCTCCAGTACGAATCGCCCAGATCGGGCGACACGGTGGCCAGGTGCGTCAGAAGCCCTTGCGCGTCGAGCACCTCGGACTCCCGCACCAGCCGCAGCACGTCCTCGGCCTCCTCGGGTCTCATCCCGATGCGGTTCATGCCCGTGTCGACTTTCAGGTGCACCGCGAGGCGGCGCCCCACGCGGCGCACCTCGCGCGCGGTCTCCTCGGCGTTTTCGCGCGAGAAGAGCACGGGCGTCAGGTCGTAATACGACGCTTTTTGCGCCTCGCCGATATAGATGCCGCCGAGCACGAGGATCGGCTTGGTGATGCCGCCCTCGCGGAGCTGAACGCCCTCCTCGCAAAACGCGACCGCGAACCCGGAGGCGCCCAGGCGCTCGAGGTTCGCCGCGATCGGCACCGCGCCGTGGCCGTAGGCGTCGGCCTTGACCACCGAGATGATGCCGATGTCCTCGCCGAGCCGCCGCCGGATGAC from bacterium harbors:
- a CDS encoding ABC transporter permease translates to MTRALDALGAAIIGSIEAVGRVMVLFFETLRWLVQPPFRLEQVFRQLEFIGVQSLSIIVLTGGFAGAVMALQSGYAFSIFDANSMVGTAVALAVTRELGPVFTAIMVAGRCGSAMAAEIGTMKVTEQIDALHVMAVNPVQFLVVPRVVAATIMLPLLTVIFDFVAVVGAWVVATMLLDVSSEIFYDSIVTYVKHSDFTNGLIKATVFGAIVAIVSCYMGYTTTRGAEGVGRATTAAVVVSSVSVLISDYFLTAMLFTT
- the alr gene encoding alanine racemase, with the protein product MFTHRPTFARIDLDALEHNFRVIRRRLGEDIGIISVVKADAYGHGAVPIAANLERLGASGFAVAFCEEGVQLREGGITKPILVLGGIYIGEAQKASYYDLTPVLFSRENAEETAREVRRVGRRLAVHLKVDTGMNRIGMRPEEAEDVLRLVRESEVLDAQGLLTHLATVSPDLGDSYWRQVTAFRDVVDRLTPMMDKPQVHMANSAAVLAAPRPPFNAVRVGKAMLGAYPGDAFRGMLPLRPVLSLGTQITHLNAIRAGEAVSYEGTFVAGRETLVATIPMGYADGLNRKLSNTGEALVRGQRARIIGNVCMDMTMLDVTDIPGVAAGDPVVLIGRQGDGEINVHEVARHCGTIPYEIFTNINHRVARVYVKGQGKR